A window of Ignavibacterium sp. contains these coding sequences:
- a CDS encoding PAS domain S-box protein, which yields MKENSGNLNLELLQSINDAVYILDKNGNIVQANDTFCKMLGYSISELLQLNAKDYNASWNQEKILSTINELRGKTEIFELLHRRKDGTTFDAEVSAKGISINNEDYLLCITRDITSRKKAQTAIKESEKKFRALFENAYVPILLLDIKSFRIFDCNPATEKLFGKPQTQILHSLLQDFSPEFQCNGENSGELINFYINQALKGGKTEFEFCFDKDGKQVLTNINLYKVDINGNSLIQVIINDTTEKRKSEEQLKLLSLSINQSNSGIVLTDLNGNIEYVNDTFCKLTGYSKEEVIGKNPRILKSGYTSQETYKQLWESITAGKQWTGEFLNKRKDGTLFWESARISPVKDEQGRITNFIGIKDDITQLKKLLDELKIAKAKAEENSRLKTNFLANMSHELRTPLVGILGCASMIAEDTKEPLTQELANIINKSGQRLHETLNAILDLTRLETESLPVDLTQVDILPLIKNTYELFINEAKLKGLNLYLDVDEEEIIAFADLNLLKSVLSHLISNAIKYTEIGGVSIRAFTNENKIIIKVVDTGIGIPDSYRDIIFEPFRQVSEGYNRQFEGSGLGLTLTKKYVKLMNGRIWFNSKLGEGSAFFVELNAAEKHSEPIADEVNEKPKITDFRSKQVLLVEDDPINIQTITAFIGNLVHLTSVNNANDAIEIARTKNFDLILMDIGLSGDKNGLDVVREIRMMPQYHSTPIAAVTAYAMDSDRDKMLSSGCTHYLAKPFPRKQLIDLLEEIFSE from the coding sequence ATGAAAGAGAATTCAGGTAATCTTAATCTTGAACTGTTACAATCCATTAACGATGCTGTTTACATTCTGGATAAAAATGGAAATATCGTTCAGGCAAATGATACTTTCTGCAAAATGTTGGGCTACAGTATTTCTGAATTACTGCAGCTCAATGCAAAAGATTACAACGCAAGTTGGAATCAGGAAAAAATCTTATCAACAATAAATGAGCTCAGGGGTAAAACAGAAATTTTTGAATTACTTCACCGCAGAAAAGACGGGACAACTTTCGATGCAGAAGTAAGTGCCAAAGGTATCAGTATAAATAATGAAGATTATTTACTCTGCATAACAAGAGACATTACCTCCAGAAAAAAAGCTCAAACCGCAATCAAAGAATCCGAAAAAAAATTCAGAGCGCTTTTCGAAAATGCTTATGTACCAATTCTTCTTCTCGACATAAAATCTTTCCGGATATTTGATTGTAATCCGGCTACCGAAAAACTGTTTGGAAAACCTCAAACACAGATTTTGCATTCGCTCTTGCAGGATTTCTCACCTGAGTTTCAGTGTAATGGAGAAAATTCGGGTGAGTTGATAAACTTTTACATCAATCAAGCACTTAAGGGAGGTAAAACAGAATTTGAGTTTTGCTTTGATAAGGATGGTAAGCAGGTTCTGACAAATATTAATCTTTACAAAGTTGATATTAACGGTAACAGTCTCATACAGGTTATCATTAACGACACAACTGAGAAAAGAAAATCTGAAGAGCAATTAAAACTTCTTTCATTATCAATCAACCAAAGCAACTCGGGAATTGTTCTTACTGATTTGAATGGAAACATAGAATATGTTAATGATACTTTTTGCAAGCTAACCGGCTATTCGAAAGAAGAAGTGATTGGGAAAAATCCAAGGATTCTTAAATCGGGTTATACATCTCAGGAAACTTACAAACAGCTTTGGGAAAGCATTACCGCTGGTAAGCAGTGGACCGGTGAATTTCTGAATAAGAGAAAAGATGGAACTTTATTTTGGGAATCAGCAAGAATTTCTCCTGTAAAAGATGAACAAGGTAGAATCACCAATTTCATCGGGATTAAAGATGATATTACTCAGCTAAAAAAACTTCTTGATGAATTAAAAATTGCCAAAGCAAAAGCTGAAGAAAACAGCAGACTGAAAACAAATTTTCTTGCTAATATGAGTCACGAATTAAGAACTCCGCTTGTTGGAATTCTTGGTTGCGCAAGTATGATTGCTGAAGATACGAAGGAACCTCTAACACAGGAACTTGCTAACATCATTAACAAAAGCGGACAAAGATTGCACGAAACATTAAACGCAATTCTGGATTTAACCAGACTGGAGACTGAATCGTTACCAGTTGATTTAACGCAGGTTGATATTTTACCACTCATAAAAAATACCTATGAGCTTTTCATTAACGAGGCAAAGCTCAAAGGTTTAAATCTCTATCTCGATGTTGATGAAGAAGAAATAATCGCTTTTGCTGATTTGAACCTCTTAAAATCTGTATTATCTCATTTAATAAGCAATGCAATCAAGTACACAGAAATTGGTGGAGTTTCCATCAGAGCATTTACAAATGAAAATAAAATCATAATAAAAGTAGTTGATACCGGAATCGGAATTCCGGATTCCTATCGTGATATAATTTTTGAGCCGTTCAGACAAGTTAGTGAAGGATACAACCGACAATTTGAAGGAAGTGGACTTGGTTTGACTCTTACAAAAAAATATGTCAAGTTGATGAATGGAAGGATTTGGTTCAACAGCAAACTTGGAGAAGGCTCGGCTTTCTTTGTTGAATTAAATGCTGCTGAAAAACATTCAGAACCAATTGCTGACGAAGTTAATGAAAAACCTAAGATAACTGATTTCAGATCTAAGCAAGTATTGCTTGTGGAAGATGATCCAATCAACATTCAAACGATTACTGCCTTTATCGGAAATTTAGTACATCTTACTTCAGTAAATAATGCTAATGATGCAATCGAAATAGCCAGGACCAAAAACTTTGATTTAATTTTGATGGACATTGGCTTGAGTGGAGATAAAAATGGTCTCGATGTAGTAAGAGAAATCAGAATGATGCCCCAGTATCATTCAACGCCAATTGCTGCAGTTACAGCTTATGCAATGGATAGTGATCGTGATAAAATGCTTTCATCTGGTTGCACTCACTATCTGGCAAAGCCATTTCCAAGAAAGCAATTGATTGATTTGCTTGAAGAAATTTTCTCAGAATAA
- a CDS encoding tetratricopeptide repeat protein — translation MINKLMYIFFFALMFTTSNVLPQSIRKLNNDGVDLYEQKKYADAEVNFRKVLEKNKDDFITNFNLGDAYYKQEKYDEAIKSYQNALGKTNDDLTKAKVYHNIGNSLLKSNKIEESIEAYKNALKLNPDDSDTKYNLSFALELLKNKNKNQQQQQQNQNNQQNQNQQQQNQNQNQNQDKNQQNQNQQQQNQQPKDQEAKQDNTKQQQQPDSKISKEQAERILEALKNNEKDLQKNLRRVKGKVVKPEKDW, via the coding sequence ATGATTAACAAATTAATGTACATATTTTTCTTTGCTCTGATGTTTACTACTAGTAATGTGCTTCCACAATCTATTAGAAAATTGAACAACGATGGTGTTGACCTGTACGAACAAAAAAAATATGCGGATGCAGAAGTAAATTTCAGAAAGGTTCTTGAAAAAAATAAAGATGACTTTATTACTAATTTTAATTTGGGAGATGCCTATTACAAACAGGAAAAATATGATGAAGCAATTAAATCATATCAGAATGCATTGGGAAAAACAAATGATGATTTGACTAAAGCTAAAGTTTACCATAACATCGGAAACTCGTTACTTAAATCAAATAAGATTGAAGAAAGTATTGAAGCTTATAAAAATGCTTTGAAATTAAATCCTGATGACTCTGATACAAAATACAATTTATCTTTTGCTTTAGAGCTTCTGAAGAATAAAAATAAGAATCAGCAACAGCAACAACAGAATCAGAACAATCAGCAAAATCAGAATCAACAGCAACAGAATCAGAATCAGAATCAAAATCAGGATAAGAATCAACAGAACCAGAATCAGCAGCAGCAAAATCAACAACCAAAGGATCAGGAAGCAAAACAGGATAACACCAAACAGCAACAGCAACCTGATTCAAAAATTTCCAAAGAGCAGGCAGAAAGAATACTTGAAGCATTAAAGAATAATGAAAAAGATTTACAGAAAAATTTAAGAAGAGTTAAAGGTAAAGTTGTTAAACCGGAGAAGGATTGGTGA
- a CDS encoding BatD family protein, giving the protein MKKNFFFIFLLLGFQFTFAQSFTASVDKNPVAENERFEVSFTFEGSDINSIRNFTPPSFQNFRILGGPNQSTSMQIINGAVSASRTFSYILLPNSVGVFTIGSASIEFKGQVLKTEPLKITVVKGSPKPKEEEVAGVSESEIAKNLFIKASVDKNRAYIGEQLTVTYKLYTRLNIAALMSISKLPQYNGFWAEELETSRTLSFTTEVIDGKRYSVAVLKKAALFPTQVGKLEVTPFELTVPIEIPKKRNPNNIWDSFFDDPFRRGDIYQYNAKSNIVKIDVLPLPEENKPASFKGAVGKFDFSATIDKSKTKTNEPITLKLNISGVGNLSLLQPPDFELPAGFEKYEPKTNDQINRLNKIGGVKTVEYLLIPRISGTREIKPILFSYFDPDVKRYIELKSNPFYITIEQGDSAGSYYIAQKEGIKQLGTDIRFIKTNFQDIKRREELLISKPVFWIATGLPLIAFIGLIGWKRKQDKLSGNIQLLKYQRAEKIAKSKFKKALKFLEAGNSEAYYSEIAQAFFGYLEDKLHIPKSEFTLDKAHSLLIEKGIDTQLADRMKAAGEKCEFIRFAPNAGASTAMKEFYDELLNIVIDIEKGLDK; this is encoded by the coding sequence ATGAAGAAAAATTTCTTTTTCATTTTTTTACTACTGGGTTTTCAATTCACTTTCGCTCAATCGTTTACTGCATCAGTAGATAAAAATCCGGTTGCAGAGAATGAGCGGTTTGAAGTTTCTTTCACTTTTGAAGGAAGCGATATTAATTCCATCAGAAATTTTACTCCACCTTCATTCCAGAATTTCAGAATACTTGGCGGACCTAATCAATCGACAAGTATGCAAATTATAAACGGAGCAGTAAGTGCTTCCCGAACTTTCTCTTATATTTTACTCCCAAATTCGGTTGGGGTTTTTACAATTGGAAGTGCAAGCATTGAATTCAAAGGTCAGGTTTTAAAGACTGAACCACTTAAAATTACAGTTGTTAAAGGTAGTCCAAAACCAAAAGAAGAAGAAGTCGCAGGAGTTTCTGAAAGTGAAATTGCAAAAAATTTGTTTATCAAAGCGAGTGTTGATAAAAACAGAGCGTATATCGGTGAGCAATTAACAGTTACTTATAAACTTTACACGAGACTGAATATTGCGGCTCTGATGTCTATCAGTAAGCTTCCGCAATACAATGGCTTTTGGGCTGAAGAACTGGAAACTTCCAGAACATTAAGTTTTACTACAGAAGTTATTGACGGAAAAAGATATAGTGTTGCTGTTCTGAAAAAAGCAGCACTGTTTCCCACTCAAGTAGGAAAACTTGAAGTAACACCATTTGAACTTACTGTTCCAATTGAAATACCCAAGAAAAGAAATCCAAACAATATTTGGGACAGTTTTTTTGATGACCCTTTCAGAAGAGGAGATATTTATCAATATAATGCTAAATCGAATATCGTAAAGATAGATGTTTTACCTTTACCTGAGGAAAATAAGCCAGCTTCATTCAAAGGCGCAGTTGGTAAGTTTGATTTTTCTGCAACCATCGATAAATCAAAAACAAAAACAAACGAACCAATTACTTTAAAACTTAATATTTCTGGTGTTGGAAATTTAAGTTTGTTACAACCACCTGATTTTGAACTTCCGGCCGGATTTGAAAAATATGAACCGAAGACAAACGATCAGATAAATCGTTTAAATAAAATTGGTGGTGTTAAAACTGTAGAATATCTTTTGATACCGAGAATATCCGGCACAAGGGAAATTAAACCAATTCTATTTTCTTATTTTGATCCTGATGTAAAGAGATATATTGAATTAAAATCAAATCCATTTTATATCACGATTGAACAAGGTGATAGCGCAGGAAGTTATTACATTGCTCAGAAAGAAGGTATAAAGCAACTCGGAACTGATATAAGATTTATCAAAACAAATTTTCAGGACATTAAGCGTAGAGAAGAATTATTGATTTCAAAACCTGTATTCTGGATTGCGACAGGTTTGCCACTAATTGCATTTATCGGACTTATTGGTTGGAAAAGAAAACAGGATAAACTTTCAGGAAACATTCAGCTATTGAAATATCAGCGTGCAGAAAAAATTGCAAAATCAAAATTCAAAAAAGCACTTAAGTTTCTCGAAGCAGGGAATAGTGAAGCATATTATTCTGAAATTGCTCAGGCATTTTTTGGTTATCTTGAAGACAAACTTCACATTCCTAAATCTGAATTTACACTTGATAAAGCTCATTCGCTTCTGATTGAAAAAGGAATTGATACTCAACTTGCAGATAGGATGAAAGCTGCAGGCGAAAAATGTGAGTTTATAAGATTTGCACCAAATGCCGGAGCTTCAACAGCAATGAAAGAATTTTATGATGAACTTCTGAATATCGTAATTGATATTGAGAAAGGATTGGATAAGTAA
- a CDS encoding tetratricopeptide repeat protein, whose translation MNRIIQIILTIILFNSGFAQSSVEELMKKANQFYVNGQFEEAIRTYEELTQQGYEGTSLFYNLGNAYYRIGKIGYAIMYYEKAAKLSPDDEDVKHNLQLAQMNVKDKIEALPSFFLFRIWESILSGLSADGWTMMSYALFLLFLFALGFYFFAKNIAQQKAAFYSFVVLLIFFLVSASLLIVKLNQESKLKYGIVLNTSLTAKTSPDPQGKDAFVIHEGLKVKVEDKVDKWIKIRLEDGQIGWVEKESIGII comes from the coding sequence ATGAATAGAATCATTCAGATTATTCTTACAATAATTTTATTCAATTCTGGTTTTGCTCAATCCTCTGTTGAGGAACTGATGAAAAAGGCAAATCAGTTTTATGTCAATGGGCAGTTTGAAGAAGCAATAAGAACTTATGAGGAATTAACCCAGCAAGGTTATGAAGGCACTTCACTTTTCTACAATCTTGGAAACGCATATTATCGTATCGGAAAGATTGGCTATGCGATTATGTACTATGAAAAAGCAGCCAAGCTTTCACCTGATGATGAAGATGTTAAACACAATCTTCAGTTAGCACAGATGAATGTGAAAGATAAAATCGAAGCTCTTCCTTCTTTTTTTCTTTTCAGAATTTGGGAATCGATATTATCTGGTTTATCAGCAGATGGCTGGACAATGATGAGTTATGCTTTATTCTTACTATTTCTTTTTGCTCTTGGATTTTATTTCTTTGCTAAGAATATTGCACAACAGAAGGCAGCATTTTATTCATTTGTAGTCTTACTTATTTTCTTCCTGGTTTCTGCGAGTTTGCTGATAGTTAAGTTAAATCAGGAATCTAAATTAAAATATGGAATTGTTCTTAATACAAGTTTAACAGCCAAAACAAGTCCTGACCCGCAGGGAAAAGATGCATTTGTCATTCACGAAGGATTAAAAGTGAAAGTTGAAGATAAAGTTGACAAATGGATTAAGATCAGATTAGAAGACGGACAAATTGGTTGGGTTGAAAAAGAATCAATAGGTATCATTTAA